The Candidatus Saccharibacteria bacterium oral taxon 488 genome has a segment encoding these proteins:
- a CDS encoding TlyA family rRNA (cytidine-2'-O)-methyltransferase: MKQRLDKMILERGLVESRSEAENWIGLGQVMVNGRVATRPGCFVNETADITLLTRERYVSRAGLKLAGVADSFRLDFQGRTVLDIGSSTGGFTDFALRHGARRVYAVDVGTNQLHHRLRDDRRIILHEKTDVRDFELDCPPDIIVGDVSFISLRDILPHVAKRLMGSATVLVAMVKPQFEAGRHLVQKGVVKNAAIRRKILTDFEQWAKQYFVVLDKKDSTVAGSKGNVERFYKLQLKNNRGNNCSKKGIVVLKST; the protein is encoded by the coding sequence ATGAAGCAGCGATTAGATAAAATGATACTAGAACGCGGGTTGGTTGAATCGCGTTCAGAAGCAGAGAACTGGATAGGCTTAGGGCAAGTCATGGTCAATGGTAGGGTGGCGACGCGTCCCGGATGTTTCGTTAATGAGACAGCAGACATTACATTGCTGACTCGTGAGCGGTACGTTTCGCGTGCAGGCCTCAAGCTAGCGGGCGTGGCGGATAGTTTTCGGTTGGACTTTCAGGGGAGAACAGTGCTGGACATAGGGTCGAGTACTGGTGGATTTACTGATTTTGCGCTGCGTCATGGCGCCCGACGTGTGTATGCTGTTGATGTGGGCACGAATCAGTTGCACCATCGACTGCGTGACGATCGGCGCATAATATTACACGAAAAGACAGACGTTCGTGACTTTGAGCTTGATTGTCCACCAGACATTATCGTGGGAGACGTGTCATTTATTAGTCTGCGCGACATTCTACCACACGTTGCAAAACGGCTGATGGGCAGTGCGACGGTGCTTGTAGCGATGGTAAAACCGCAGTTCGAGGCAGGGCGTCATTTGGTACAAAAGGGTGTTGTAAAAAATGCTGCTATACGACGAAAGATCCTGACCGATTTTGAGCAATGGGCAAAACAGTATTTTGTAGTTCTTGATAAAAAGGATAGCACCGTCGCTGGTAGTAAGGGTAACGTTGAGCGCTTTTATAAGTTACAACTAAAAAATAACAGAGGTAATAACTGTAGTAAAAAGGGCATCGTTGTACTTAAATCAACGTAG
- the ychF gene encoding redox-regulated ATPase YchF, which yields MSLSIGIVGLPNVGKSTIFNALTNNNILAANYPFATIEPNTGIVPVPDERLDVLAKLYDTQKIIPATVTFVDIAGLVAGASKGEGLGNKFLHNIRECDAIIHIVRAFENSDILRHDNTPINPQADIDIINTELILADIQTIEHRLPRLQKEAKAKPEARQVATYLETLLTSLNSGMPIASIENIKYEIINDLHLLTAKPIIYTFNVDEAGLGDHALQEKLAKLVAPARVLFICAKLEEELRELSNNDALELLDSYGASETGLSQLIHAAYDTLGLQSYLTAGQKEVRAWTIHKGWTAPQAAGVIHSDFERGFIAAQVISYHDLVAAGSEAKAREAGKIRTEGKNYIMQPNDVVEFRFNV from the coding sequence ATGAGTCTATCAATCGGAATCGTCGGCCTGCCAAATGTCGGTAAGTCGACCATATTTAATGCACTTACTAACAATAATATTCTAGCGGCTAATTACCCCTTTGCCACCATTGAACCGAATACTGGCATCGTACCGGTTCCCGATGAGCGGCTCGACGTACTCGCAAAACTGTATGATACGCAAAAAATTATCCCCGCGACCGTAACGTTCGTCGACATCGCTGGATTGGTAGCTGGCGCCTCAAAAGGAGAAGGGCTCGGCAATAAATTCTTGCACAATATTCGTGAATGCGACGCCATTATCCACATCGTTCGCGCCTTTGAAAACTCAGATATATTACGACACGACAATACTCCGATTAACCCTCAGGCCGACATTGACATCATCAATACCGAACTTATCCTTGCCGACATCCAAACCATAGAACATCGTCTACCTCGTCTCCAGAAAGAAGCCAAAGCCAAGCCGGAGGCACGACAGGTGGCTACATACCTTGAAACGCTCCTGACGTCACTTAATTCAGGTATGCCGATAGCATCCATAGAAAATATCAAATATGAGATAATTAATGATCTTCATTTACTCACTGCCAAGCCAATTATTTATACATTTAATGTCGACGAGGCGGGACTCGGCGACCATGCCCTGCAGGAAAAGCTTGCCAAACTCGTCGCGCCAGCCCGAGTATTATTTATTTGTGCCAAGCTTGAAGAAGAGCTCAGAGAATTATCAAATAATGACGCCTTGGAGCTACTTGATAGCTACGGGGCTTCCGAAACCGGATTGTCGCAGCTTATCCATGCCGCGTACGACACACTTGGTCTACAAAGCTATCTCACGGCAGGTCAGAAGGAAGTCAGGGCATGGACAATACATAAAGGCTGGACGGCGCCACAGGCTGCTGGCGTCATCCACTCAGACTTTGAGCGCGGATTCATCGCCGCGCAAGTCATTAGCTACCACGACCTTGTTGCCGCAGGTTCAGAAGCTAAGGCCCGTGAAGCGGGTAAAATACGTACTGAAGGTAAAAATTACATCATGCAGCCTAACGATGTTGTCGAATTTCGGTTCAATGTCTAA
- the pilM gene encoding type IV pilus assembly protein PilM yields the protein MKIAKGLGDFFGLDIGTNAVRVVQLARTSNGWNLLHYGYAPVDPKITGSDSPEAQRKLGEVIMTAVGQSGIKTQNVAIGLPSSKTFTAIIDVPKVSDQELKATMKYQVDQYIPMAIEDAKVDWALLGDSLREQGQYEVLLTSAAISYVEERLEFIEGLGFNVVAEEPDPIAMLRALAPTDGATAKLVLDMGEHSTDLAVIYGDMPRLVRTVPSGLQALVRAAVQNLNVQDDQARQFIIKFGLAPDRLEGQVLRAIDGVLDNFAAELTKSIKFFQTRYPSISVSGILLSGFGAAIPMMDNYIASKTGIPATTADPWQHVSLGQADQQKLAPIASEFATVVGLAQRRNGS from the coding sequence ATGAAAATAGCAAAAGGGCTGGGCGACTTTTTCGGATTAGACATCGGGACGAATGCGGTGCGCGTGGTTCAGCTGGCGCGAACGAGTAACGGGTGGAATCTGCTGCACTATGGTTATGCGCCTGTCGACCCGAAGATTACAGGTAGTGATTCGCCAGAGGCGCAGCGTAAGCTTGGTGAAGTGATCATGACCGCTGTTGGACAGAGCGGTATCAAGACGCAAAATGTAGCGATTGGGTTACCGTCGAGCAAGACCTTTACGGCAATTATTGATGTACCAAAAGTGTCAGACCAAGAGCTAAAGGCGACCATGAAATACCAGGTTGATCAGTACATTCCTATGGCGATTGAGGACGCCAAGGTTGATTGGGCGCTGCTCGGCGACAGTTTGCGTGAGCAGGGTCAGTACGAAGTGTTATTGACGAGTGCGGCGATTAGCTATGTCGAGGAACGACTCGAGTTCATTGAAGGGCTTGGCTTTAATGTGGTCGCTGAGGAACCGGATCCGATCGCGATGCTTCGGGCATTAGCGCCGACTGATGGAGCGACCGCAAAGTTAGTACTGGATATGGGCGAACATTCGACTGACTTGGCAGTCATTTATGGCGATATGCCGCGGCTAGTGCGCACGGTGCCGAGCGGACTGCAAGCGTTGGTGCGGGCGGCAGTGCAAAATCTCAACGTGCAGGATGATCAGGCTCGCCAGTTTATTATCAAGTTTGGCTTGGCACCTGACCGGCTCGAGGGGCAAGTTCTCAGGGCGATTGACGGCGTGCTGGATAATTTTGCAGCTGAGCTGACCAAATCAATCAAGTTCTTCCAGACGCGCTACCCGAGTATTTCCGTGTCAGGAATTCTGCTGTCGGGCTTTGGCGCGGCAATACCGATGATGGATAATTATATTGCCAGCAAGACTGGTATACCAGCGACTACGGCTGATCCGTGGCAGCATGTCAGTCTTGGGCAGGCTGATCAGCAAAAATTAGCACCAATTGCCTCGGAGTTTGCGACGGTCGTTGGTTTAGCGCAGCGGAGGAATGGGTCGTGA
- a CDS encoding type II/IV secretion system protein yields MALLTDDMQGKLIGLLTSEGLIERSVVKEAQKRASESGKPLLSLLTEEHLLENELLVHAVAQLSGVPYVNLASSVIEQHILNLLPEDVAERFMAVPLAEVQGRLAVAMIDANNVQAVDYLANRIQRPLKVFMASEESIRHVLGQYRTDLSSVNEAAEDSQREALDESSQNIVTIVQDSPISRALSTILEYAVKSHASDVHIEPLEKALKIRCRVDGVLREIMQLPKSIEPALVSRIKILSNLKIDEHRIPQDGQFAVNVAGKDVDLRIAISPVVWGEQVVIRLLDKTGNSFDLTDMGYAGRALRAIQKGIKRPSGMILTSGPTGSGKSTSLYALIKEIKDDSINIVTLEDPVEYKIDGVNQIQVHADVGLTFASGLRSILRQDPDVVMVGEIRDTETANLAVQAALTGHLVFSTLHTNSAAGVLPRLLDMGIEPFLIASTVNTIIGQRLVRRVAPKYDSYQSSPLETETIQSTVGHLLPKTQADISTVSQDLGYKALPLSGQAAYTLVRGRDMPQTPQGYSGRCGLYEVMDVTEEVQNLIVKRATSAEIQRLAIQQGMITMRQDGYLKALSGVTTLEEVNRVAADTA; encoded by the coding sequence ATGGCGCTACTGACGGATGATATGCAGGGAAAATTGATTGGCTTGCTGACGAGCGAGGGCTTGATCGAGCGGTCGGTTGTTAAGGAGGCGCAAAAACGCGCCAGCGAGTCGGGTAAGCCGCTACTGTCGCTGTTGACCGAGGAGCACCTTTTGGAGAATGAATTATTGGTGCATGCGGTGGCGCAATTGTCTGGTGTGCCGTATGTTAATCTCGCAAGCAGCGTGATTGAGCAGCACATCTTGAACCTGCTGCCGGAGGATGTTGCCGAGCGATTTATGGCGGTACCACTGGCCGAGGTGCAGGGGCGCTTGGCGGTGGCGATGATTGATGCTAATAATGTCCAGGCGGTTGACTACCTAGCAAATCGTATCCAGCGACCGCTCAAGGTATTTATGGCCTCCGAAGAAAGTATCCGTCACGTCCTTGGTCAGTACAGAACAGACTTATCATCGGTCAATGAAGCAGCGGAGGACTCGCAGCGCGAAGCACTGGATGAGTCGTCGCAGAACATTGTGACAATCGTTCAAGATTCACCGATTTCGCGGGCGCTTAGTACGATCCTAGAGTATGCAGTAAAGAGCCATGCCTCGGACGTACACATTGAGCCATTAGAAAAGGCGTTGAAAATTCGCTGTCGTGTTGATGGCGTGTTGCGGGAAATTATGCAGCTACCAAAAAGTATTGAGCCAGCGCTGGTCAGCCGCATTAAAATTCTGTCAAATCTCAAAATTGATGAGCATCGGATTCCGCAGGATGGCCAGTTTGCAGTCAATGTGGCTGGCAAGGATGTCGATCTGCGTATTGCGATTTCACCGGTGGTATGGGGAGAGCAGGTGGTGATTCGTCTGCTTGATAAGACAGGTAACTCGTTTGATCTGACTGATATGGGGTATGCTGGGCGCGCACTGAGAGCCATCCAAAAAGGCATCAAGCGGCCAAGCGGAATGATTTTGACGTCTGGGCCGACTGGTTCGGGTAAGTCAACTAGCTTGTATGCGCTGATCAAGGAAATCAAGGACGACTCGATCAATATTGTGACACTGGAGGATCCGGTGGAGTACAAGATTGACGGCGTTAATCAGATCCAGGTGCATGCTGATGTTGGACTGACGTTTGCATCGGGCTTACGGTCAATTCTCCGGCAGGATCCCGACGTGGTGATGGTCGGTGAAATCCGCGATACCGAGACAGCGAACTTGGCGGTGCAAGCGGCATTGACCGGACACTTAGTCTTCTCGACGCTGCATACCAATTCGGCGGCGGGTGTGCTGCCGCGGCTGTTGGATATGGGGATTGAACCGTTCTTGATTGCTAGTACCGTGAACACCATTATTGGTCAACGGCTGGTCAGGCGGGTGGCGCCAAAGTATGATTCATATCAATCGTCACCACTTGAAACGGAGACTATTCAGTCAACGGTTGGCCACCTCCTGCCAAAAACTCAGGCTGACATATCGACCGTTTCGCAGGATTTGGGCTACAAGGCCTTGCCATTATCTGGTCAAGCCGCTTATACTTTAGTCAGGGGCCGCGATATGCCGCAGACGCCGCAAGGTTACTCAGGACGATGTGGTTTGTACGAGGTGATGGACGTCACTGAGGAAGTTCAAAACCTGATTGTCAAGCGGGCGACGAGCGCCGAGATTCAGCGGCTTGCCATTCAGCAGGGCATGATAACGATGCGTCAAGACGGTTATCTCAAGGCGCTCAGTGGCGTGACAACATTAGAGGAAGTAAATCGGGTAGCAGCCGATACAGCATAA
- a CDS encoding PilT/PilU family type 4a pilus ATPase: MNNQELRIEILLEEVVKKRASDLHIQVGLPPMLRIDGTLVAATGTQPLDEATVERLVFQILDEDQRQILLKDKEFDFSFAFGTLGRFRVNAFHERGNLAAALRLIPNEIKTAQELGMPPIVNTFADFPRGLVLVTGPTGSGKSTTLAALVDKINAEKSQHIITIEDPIEFTHKSKKSVVVQREVHYDTYSFSAALRSSLRQDPDVVLIGEMRDLETISAAITIAETGHLVFATLHTNSAAQSIDRMIDVFPPHQQPQIRAQLSNILMAICSQRLVPSIGGGRVVAAEIMIANPAVRNIIREGKSHQLDAVIQTGADQGMQTMDRTLVNLVQNGTITYDSAREFAVDLAEFERLIRG; this comes from the coding sequence ATGAATAATCAAGAATTACGCATCGAAATTTTACTCGAAGAGGTGGTCAAGAAGCGAGCCTCAGACCTCCACATTCAAGTGGGCCTGCCACCGATGCTGCGCATTGACGGAACATTGGTCGCAGCAACGGGCACACAGCCGCTTGATGAGGCGACCGTGGAGCGGCTGGTATTTCAGATTCTTGATGAGGATCAGCGGCAAATTTTGCTCAAAGATAAGGAATTTGATTTTTCGTTTGCATTCGGTACACTGGGGCGATTCCGGGTGAATGCCTTTCATGAGAGGGGTAATTTGGCGGCGGCGCTGCGCTTAATTCCAAACGAGATCAAGACTGCGCAGGAGCTGGGCATGCCGCCGATTGTCAATACATTTGCTGATTTTCCACGCGGTTTGGTGCTGGTGACTGGGCCGACTGGCTCTGGCAAGTCGACAACTTTGGCGGCGCTGGTTGATAAGATCAACGCCGAAAAGTCGCAGCACATCATTACTATCGAAGACCCGATTGAGTTCACGCACAAGTCAAAAAAATCGGTGGTAGTGCAGCGCGAGGTTCATTATGACACCTATTCGTTCTCAGCGGCGCTGCGTTCTAGCCTGCGCCAAGACCCAGACGTGGTGCTGATCGGCGAGATGCGCGACCTCGAGACAATCTCGGCGGCGATTACCATTGCCGAGACCGGGCACTTGGTGTTTGCGACGCTACACACCAACTCGGCGGCACAGTCGATTGACCGTATGATTGACGTCTTTCCGCCGCATCAACAGCCGCAAATTCGTGCGCAGCTCAGCAATATTCTGATGGCAATTTGTTCGCAGCGGCTGGTGCCGTCTATCGGTGGCGGTCGGGTGGTGGCGGCCGAGATCATGATTGCTAATCCAGCGGTGCGTAATATTATTCGCGAGGGCAAGAGCCATCAGCTGGATGCTGTCATTCAGACGGGTGCTGATCAGGGTATGCAGACGATGGATCGAACGCTAGTGAATCTGGTACAGAACGGTACGATTACGTATGATAGTGCCCGTGAGTTTGCGGTTGATCTAGCGGAGTTTGAGCGGCTTATTCGAGGATAG
- a CDS encoding type II secretion system F family protein, whose product MKKYHYEARDSATQKITKSVVQAESEVAAAKLLSAQGFVPLKIELQDEREGFFQRLSNKISSKDKIVFTRQLATLIGAGLPLAQSMHTVLEQTQNKRMQSIIQEIISDIEGGRQLSSAFEKHPEVFDNVYVALVAAGEASGTLDEALKRIASQQEKDAAMIGKVRGAMVYPAIVLLVIIAVVVFMLVMVVPQVEGLYGSLHKELPFTTKAMVSVAGFLAQFWWALVILLGIGLYFFQQYLKTKAGIRAKDTFKLNIPVFDAMFRKLYMARFTRTGQTLLNSGVAMLDMLRITARAVNNSVIRQGIEHASEKVKGGKALSVSLKNEDYILPMVPQMIKIGEQSGKIDEMMGKCAQIYEDELDEEIKAITTTIEPVLMVVLAVVAGVMVGAIIFPIYNLVGDISL is encoded by the coding sequence ATGAAAAAATATCATTATGAGGCCAGGGATTCAGCCACGCAAAAGATTACCAAGTCGGTTGTGCAGGCTGAGAGCGAGGTTGCCGCGGCGAAATTGCTGAGCGCTCAGGGCTTCGTGCCGCTGAAAATTGAGCTTCAAGATGAGCGTGAGGGCTTCTTTCAGCGATTGTCAAATAAAATATCGTCCAAGGACAAGATCGTCTTTACGCGGCAGCTAGCGACGTTGATTGGTGCGGGGTTGCCGCTGGCGCAGAGCATGCATACCGTACTGGAGCAGACGCAAAACAAGCGGATGCAGAGTATCATTCAGGAGATAATTTCCGATATTGAGGGCGGTCGGCAACTGTCAAGTGCGTTCGAGAAGCATCCAGAAGTATTTGACAATGTATACGTGGCGTTGGTGGCGGCCGGTGAGGCGTCAGGAACCCTAGATGAAGCGCTCAAGCGCATCGCATCACAGCAGGAAAAAGACGCAGCAATGATTGGTAAAGTACGCGGTGCTATGGTCTATCCAGCAATTGTGCTGTTGGTAATTATCGCGGTGGTGGTGTTCATGCTCGTGATGGTAGTGCCGCAGGTCGAAGGACTGTATGGCAGCTTACACAAAGAGCTACCGTTCACAACGAAGGCCATGGTCAGCGTCGCTGGTTTTTTGGCGCAGTTTTGGTGGGCGTTGGTGATTTTACTTGGCATCGGTTTATATTTCTTTCAGCAGTATCTCAAAACCAAGGCTGGTATTCGTGCTAAAGATACGTTCAAGCTGAACATACCAGTGTTTGACGCCATGTTCCGCAAGCTGTACATGGCTCGCTTTACCCGCACCGGTCAAACACTTCTTAATAGCGGGGTGGCGATGCTGGACATGTTGCGCATCACTGCTCGGGCGGTCAATAATTCAGTTATCCGTCAAGGCATTGAGCATGCTAGCGAGAAGGTGAAGGGCGGCAAGGCGCTGTCGGTGTCCTTAAAAAATGAGGATTATATCTTGCCGATGGTGCCGCAGATGATCAAGATCGGTGAACAGTCGGGTAAGATTGATGAGATGATGGGCAAGTGCGCGCAGATTTACGAAGATGAGCTAGATGAGGAGATCAAGGCGATCACGACAACGATTGAACCAGTGCTGATGGTGGTCTTGGCGGTCGTGGCCGGCGTGATGGTGGGTGCGATAATCTTTCCAATTTATAATCTGGTCGGAGATATTAGCCTCTAG
- a CDS encoding prepilin-type N-terminal cleavage/methylation domain-containing protein, which translates to MAQQKANRGFTIIEVVLVLAIAGLIFLMVFLAWPALQRSQRDTQRRSDVTRFVSQVNSYATNNKGSIPKTDTGSINSFLDSYMKRGNGEFKDPQTGNNYSVVTGVAQQGSATTEKMVYATSAQCDGENIVAKSGSPRSFAVKVQLEGSGAFCKDNQN; encoded by the coding sequence ATGGCTCAGCAAAAAGCAAATCGAGGGTTTACAATTATTGAAGTCGTGTTGGTGCTGGCGATCGCCGGACTGATATTTTTGATGGTATTCTTGGCATGGCCGGCCTTGCAGCGCAGCCAGCGCGACACACAACGACGCAGTGACGTGACTCGGTTCGTCTCGCAGGTGAATAGTTATGCAACAAATAACAAGGGAAGCATCCCGAAAACCGATACGGGATCGATCAATAGCTTCCTCGATTCGTATATGAAGCGTGGCAACGGTGAATTTAAGGACCCACAGACCGGCAACAATTACAGCGTTGTAACTGGTGTCGCTCAGCAGGGTTCGGCAACGACCGAGAAGATGGTCTATGCCACGAGCGCTCAATGTGATGGCGAAAATATTGTCGCCAAAAGTGGTTCGCCGCGCTCGTTCGCCGTCAAGGTGCAGCTAGAAGGAAGCGGTGCGTTTTGTAAAGACAATCAAAACTAA
- a CDS encoding prepilin-type N-terminal cleavage/methylation domain-containing protein, with product MTQRYRRYGFTLIELMLAMAFVSVLLLAIATIAIQAGKLYNRGLTLKSINQSGREISDSLRRDFLQANAGKISGNANSAVVMVQAGGADRSGRLCLGDYSYVWNVPKVVSGEVKAGAGIITEVGGPHSGRPINFARVIDPDGMLCQKNETTGAYMSTVATDKVTHLLKPAGSNDVVLAIHQMKAARVVGDSGADSLYRLEFVLGTSQLEAVNTANGTCKPPADNSENLDFCAINSFEMIVRTNG from the coding sequence ATGACACAGCGGTATAGACGATACGGGTTTACCTTGATTGAACTGATGCTGGCGATGGCATTTGTGTCGGTGTTGCTGCTGGCGATTGCTACGATAGCGATCCAGGCCGGCAAGCTGTATAATCGAGGTCTCACGCTCAAAAGTATCAATCAGTCCGGCCGCGAAATTAGCGATAGCTTGCGGCGCGACTTTTTGCAGGCTAATGCCGGCAAGATAAGTGGTAATGCTAATTCGGCCGTTGTCATGGTGCAGGCGGGGGGTGCCGATCGGAGTGGCCGACTCTGTCTAGGTGACTATTCATATGTTTGGAATGTGCCAAAAGTTGTCTCTGGAGAAGTGAAGGCCGGTGCGGGTATTATTACCGAAGTTGGCGGGCCGCATTCTGGTCGTCCGATTAATTTTGCTCGAGTGATTGACCCAGATGGCATGCTGTGCCAAAAAAATGAAACAACGGGGGCGTATATGTCAACGGTCGCGACGGATAAAGTGACGCATCTTCTCAAGCCAGCCGGGTCGAATGATGTGGTGCTGGCAATTCATCAAATGAAGGCAGCGCGAGTGGTGGGTGATAGCGGGGCAGACAGTCTGTATCGTTTGGAATTTGTCCTTGGAACCAGTCAGCTTGAGGCGGTCAATACAGCTAACGGTACCTGTAAGCCACCGGCGGATAACAGTGAGAATCTCGACTTTTGCGCAATAAATAGCTTTGAGATGATTGTGAGGACAAATGGATAA
- a CDS encoding tyrosine-type recombinase/integrase — protein MYFSEALADFLEHLEVEGGRSPRTIENYKLYLERFIDFAGDIDVAKITSETIRKYRLWLNRYKNSNTGEELLLITQNYHLIALRGLLTYLSQRDISSLAADKITLPKTVRKQVTFLHYDEVVRLIEQIPLNNEPGLRDRAIIELLFSSGLRVSELVNLNRDHINLTRREFMVRGKGQKDRPVFVSMSAAEHVKNYLDARSDSLPALFISYSRRLAKPSVSGDYRRLSARSIQRMVSHYARLAGITKHVSPHTMRHSFATDLLMNGADLRAVQSMLGHSNIATTQIYTHVTDQHLKDVHERFHSDTR, from the coding sequence ATGTATTTCTCCGAAGCATTAGCAGATTTCCTGGAGCACCTAGAAGTTGAGGGTGGCCGTAGTCCTCGCACCATTGAGAACTACAAATTATACCTTGAACGCTTCATTGATTTTGCTGGTGATATTGATGTTGCAAAAATAACATCAGAGACAATTCGTAAGTATCGCCTCTGGTTAAACCGTTATAAAAATAGCAACACCGGTGAAGAATTGTTGTTAATTACACAAAACTATCACTTGATCGCCCTACGTGGATTGTTGACGTATTTATCACAACGGGATATCTCATCACTGGCAGCCGACAAGATTACCCTACCAAAAACCGTTCGCAAACAAGTCACATTTCTTCACTACGACGAGGTGGTGCGACTCATTGAGCAGATCCCGCTGAACAATGAGCCGGGGCTTCGCGACCGAGCAATCATTGAGCTTTTGTTTTCGAGCGGACTGCGCGTGTCGGAACTTGTTAACTTGAACCGTGACCACATCAATCTCACTCGACGCGAGTTTATGGTGCGCGGCAAGGGCCAGAAAGACCGGCCGGTATTCGTTTCAATGTCCGCTGCCGAGCACGTCAAAAACTACCTTGATGCGCGAAGTGACAGCTTGCCGGCTCTATTCATCAGCTATAGCAGGCGCCTAGCAAAGCCGTCAGTTTCCGGCGATTATCGTCGGCTGAGTGCTCGCTCGATCCAGCGGATGGTATCGCACTATGCCCGACTTGCTGGCATCACCAAGCACGTTAGCCCGCACACTATGCGTCATAGCTTTGCCACCGACCTTCTGATGAATGGAGCGGACCTACGGGCGGTACAATCGATGCTTGGTCATAGCAATATCGCCACGACCCAGATTTACACACACGTCACCGACCAGCACCTCAAAGACGTCCACGAACGCTTTCACAGTGATACGAGATAG
- a CDS encoding nucleoside-diphosphate kinase (catalyzes the formation of nucleoside triphosphate from ATP and nucleoside diphosphate): protein MCGIERTLIVFKPDAVQRGIVGEILQRFERVGLKIIGVKMVAPGREHYFAHYETIGKMVTRRGEEIFDMTLNMMMDGPVIAMVLEGVEAVAVVRKIVGPTEPKSADMGTIRGDYSHVSFGYANECRKGVPNLIHASGDPDEAEQEVAHWFKPEELMDYVTLNEKFTR, encoded by the coding sequence ATGTGTGGCATTGAGCGAACACTGATTGTGTTCAAGCCTGATGCAGTACAGCGGGGAATCGTCGGTGAAATCTTGCAGCGATTTGAGCGCGTTGGCCTCAAGATTATCGGTGTCAAGATGGTGGCCCCGGGTCGTGAGCATTACTTTGCGCACTACGAAACGATTGGCAAGATGGTAACGCGCCGTGGTGAAGAAATCTTTGATATGACGCTCAATATGATGATGGATGGGCCGGTTATCGCTATGGTTCTTGAAGGGGTCGAAGCGGTCGCTGTGGTGCGTAAAATTGTCGGCCCAACTGAACCGAAATCTGCCGACATGGGTACGATTCGTGGTGACTATTCACATGTTAGCTTTGGCTATGCTAACGAATGTCGGAAGGGCGTGCCAAACCTGATCCATGCGTCGGGTGATCCTGACGAGGCAGAGCAGGAAGTCGCTCACTGGTTTAAGCCCGAAGAATTGATGGACTATGTTACATTAAACGAAAAGTTTACTCGATAG
- a CDS encoding PH domain-containing protein yields the protein MTKKVKSTKAFDGQRDGEELLFVFRRHIIAMRKGFYLLLVPMTIGALPYLIWQDNLNLLWVFLGSFVFGLVLFGYHFLMWFYTYYIVTNQRLRQITQHGFFGKDVIELKLAKVQNISYVVPGFTGEMFKFGTIVIQTFVGDLVIKNVEHPDKIYNKLQDAVDLAAERSDRAKENNEG from the coding sequence ATGACAAAGAAAGTCAAATCAACCAAAGCATTTGATGGTCAGCGCGATGGCGAGGAGCTGTTGTTCGTGTTTCGTCGACATATTATTGCTATGCGCAAGGGTTTTTACTTACTGCTCGTTCCGATGACGATTGGCGCGCTACCATATCTTATCTGGCAGGATAATCTCAATCTTTTATGGGTATTTCTTGGTAGCTTTGTTTTTGGACTCGTTCTGTTTGGTTATCATTTTTTGATGTGGTTTTATACGTATTACATTGTGACAAATCAGCGACTTCGCCAGATAACGCAGCATGGTTTTTTTGGTAAGGATGTAATTGAACTTAAGCTAGCGAAAGTCCAGAATATCAGCTACGTTGTGCCTGGTTTTACGGGCGAAATGTTCAAATTTGGTACAATAGTTATTCAGACGTTTGTTGGTGATCTTGTCATCAAAAACGTTGAACATCCAGATAAGATTTATAATAAGCTGCAAGATGCGGTGGATCTCGCCGCTGAAAGGAGTGATCGTGCTAAAGAAAACAACGAAGGGTAA